The DNA region GTCGCCTGGGTCACCGTCCTCTACACCGCGCCCCACACGGGCGGAACGGCGCGTGCTGGGGATGACGCCGCCGAGGTCGCGTGGTGGCCCCTTACGGCCCTCCCGACCGGTGTGGGGGAGGCGACCCGGGCATATTTCGAGGTCCTGCGGGCCTGGGTGGGGGAGACGGCATGAGCCATCCCCCCGACCTGTGGGTGGTCGGCGACGTTCACGGCGAGCACGACAAGCTGCGCGCCCTGCTGCTGGGGGCGGGTCTGATGGACGCGGGCGGCGCGTGGGCGGGCGGGGGGGCCCACCTCGTCTTCCTCGGCGACTACCTCGACCGGGGGCCGGACGGCCTCGGCGTCGTGCGGCTGGTCCGGCGGTTGGAGGAGGAGGCTCCCCGCTCGGGCGGGCGCGTCACCGCCCTGCTCGGCAACCACGAGGTCATGTTCCTCGCCGCCGACCGCTTCCGCCGCACCGCTCTGGGGGACCGCTTCGGCTTTCAGGAGTACTGGGAGGCGAACGGGGGTCAGGCGAGTGACGCTGCCCGCGCCGGGCCGGACGACCTCGCCTGGCTCGCCGCCCGACCTGCCCTCGCCCGGGTGGGCCGCTGGCTGCTGCTGCACGCCGACAGCCCGATGTACCTGCACCTGGGCGGCAGCGTGGAGGCCGTGAACGTCCGCGTCGCCGCCCTGCTGGACAGCGCGAGCGCCGAGGTCTGGGGTCACTTCGCCAACGCCTTCGCAGGCCGCCTCGCCTTCGTGGGGCCCGAGGGGGAAGGGGCGGCGCGCAAGTTGCTGGACACCTTCGGCGGTCGGCGCCTCGCCCACGGCCACACGCCCGTTTACGTGCTGCTCGACGAGGACGGGCCGGGCGCGGGTCGGCCGGTCCTCTACGCTGGCGGGCTGTGCGTGGCCCTCGACAGCGGCATGGCCTACCGAGAGGATGCGGGCTTCATCGTCCGCCTGAATGACCGGGGCGTGGCCGAGGTGCGGACCTTCTCGCCGGACTGAGCTAAAGGAGAGGGGTGGACCGCCCTGCCCGGTCCACCCCGCCTTATTCAGGCGTGGCTCAGGACTTGCCCTGGAGGTCGTCCTTGACCTCGCCCACGATCTTCTCCCCGGCCCGCTGCGCCTCGCCGCCCGCCGCGCGCAGGGAAGTGGTCGGCGACTGGCCCTGCATCACGTCGGAGGCGGCGGACTTGACCGCGTCGCCCGCGCGGGTGAGGTTGCCCTCGGGGCCCGGGTTCACGCGCCTCAGGAGCCCGTCGATCTGCTGGCGCACGGTGGGGTTGGTGCGGTACAGGGCGTACCCGCCACCCGCGAGGAGCACCAGGCCCCAGGGAAAGCCGCCGCCCGAGGAGCGCGACTTGCGGAGCGCGGCGGTCAGGGTGCTCACCTCGCTCTGGAGGCCTTGCAGCTCCTTTTGCTGCTTGGTCAGCGCGGCGGCCATCTCGGCGTGCTGCTTCATCACGGCCTTGGTGACCTGCTCCTCCATCTCGT from Deinococcus aetherius includes:
- a CDS encoding metallophosphoesterase, which gives rise to MSHPPDLWVVGDVHGEHDKLRALLLGAGLMDAGGAWAGGGAHLVFLGDYLDRGPDGLGVVRLVRRLEEEAPRSGGRVTALLGNHEVMFLAADRFRRTALGDRFGFQEYWEANGGQASDAARAGPDDLAWLAARPALARVGRWLLLHADSPMYLHLGGSVEAVNVRVAALLDSASAEVWGHFANAFAGRLAFVGPEGEGAARKLLDTFGGRRLAHGHTPVYVLLDEDGPGAGRPVLYAGGLCVALDSGMAYREDAGFIVRLNDRGVAEVRTFSPD